From the Desulfonispora thiosulfatigenes DSM 11270 genome, one window contains:
- a CDS encoding Abi family protein: MIEHLVKKNVKFDLISKEEAKKILQTSNYFYKITAYRKNFEKNKSNKYVNLDFKLLQDLATIDMRLRYLVLHMCLDIEHVVKTWILTDITNDSAEDGYSIVTDYLEHDHSSIEDYMKALNKKSHYNYGLYRRHHINTPIWVLFEVMTFGAFVKFVEFYYFRKNKLNRYKELQQILRYVKNIRNTAAHNSPILMDITKGQQIDPKKIVKPITEFTKQI, translated from the coding sequence ATTTAATTTCAAAAGAAGAAGCTAAGAAAATTCTTCAGACTTCAAATTATTTTTATAAAATTACTGCTTATAGAAAAAACTTTGAAAAAAACAAATCTAATAAGTATGTTAACTTGGATTTTAAATTGCTGCAAGATTTAGCTACTATTGACATGCGCCTTCGATATTTAGTCTTGCACATGTGTCTAGACATTGAGCATGTAGTTAAAACATGGATTCTTACAGATATTACGAATGATTCAGCTGAAGATGGTTACAGTATAGTAACTGACTATTTAGAGCATGATCATAGTTCTATTGAGGATTACATGAAAGCCTTAAACAAAAAGAGTCATTACAATTATGGTTTGTATAGAAGACATCATATTAATACACCTATTTGGGTTTTATTTGAAGTTATGACCTTTGGTGCTTTTGTAAAATTTGTGGAGTTTTATTATTTCCGAAAAAACAAGTTAAACAGATACAAGGAACTTCAACAAATATTAAGATATGTAAAAAACATTAGAAATACAGCTGCTCACAATAGCCCTATTTTAATGGATATTACAAAAGGTCAGCAGATAGATCCTAAAAAAATAGTGAAACCTATAACTGAATTCACAAAACAAATTTAA
- a CDS encoding HAMP domain-containing protein: MLSVAIPIYNGEEINQALMLFKPVAPITDIINSMRKLISYAAFAVIILASIVSFFLSRTLSRPLIQMNKIATEMAKVNFGNKIAVKSNDEVGLLGTSLNNMSERLKFNINELSHEKAKLENVLDSMSDGVITLDAHGNIILVNPPAKRFLSKYGQDLSFGQNFFNCINLVEFKNLFEEVNQKRKRQYL, translated from the coding sequence ATGTTATCAGTTGCAATTCCAATATATAATGGAGAAGAAATAAATCAAGCATTAATGCTATTTAAACCAGTTGCTCCTATCACAGATATAATCAACTCTATGAGAAAACTAATATCTTATGCTGCTTTTGCTGTAATAATCTTAGCAAGTATCGTTAGTTTTTTCTTATCCAGGACACTATCAAGACCATTGATACAAATGAATAAAATTGCTACTGAAATGGCTAAAGTTAACTTTGGGAATAAAATAGCGGTTAAAAGTAACGATGAGGTTGGCTTATTAGGTACCAGTTTAAATAATATGTCAGAACGACTTAAATTTAATATTAATGAGCTTTCTCATGAAAAAGCAAAATTAGAAAATGTATTAGATAGTATGTCTGATGGAGTAATTACTTTAGATGCACATGGAAATATAATCCTAGTAAATCCTCCGGCAAAAAGGTTTTTATCAAAATATGGACAAGATTTAAGTTTTGGACAAAACTTTTTTAATTGTATAAACCTAGTTGAGTTTAAGAATTTATTTGAAGAGGTTAATCAAAAAAGAAAAAGGCAGTACCTTTAG
- a CDS encoding L-lactate dehydrogenase produces the protein MRKVVLIGTGAVGCAYAYSLVNQGLITELVLIDINNEKAEGEAMDLAYGMAFAPTNIKIKAGTYSDCTDANLVVITAGANQKPGETRLELVNKNATMIKSIVQEVVKSGFNGIFLIASNPVDILTYVVQKESKFPPNKVIGSGTTLDTARFKILLGEYFEVDPRNVHAAIIGEHGDTQVPIWSQASIGIENLDKLLERRNNPKDKENLDKISIKVRNAAYEIINRKGFTNYGVGMCLTRITKAILDNENSILPVSCLLEGQYGERDIYLSVPAIVNEQGIKEVLEIDLNETEKELFKKSVNTLKEIKY, from the coding sequence ATGCGTAAAGTTGTTTTGATTGGAACAGGTGCAGTTGGTTGTGCTTATGCTTATAGTTTAGTAAATCAAGGATTAATTACTGAGCTTGTTTTAATTGATATAAATAATGAGAAAGCAGAAGGGGAAGCAATGGATTTGGCTTATGGCATGGCCTTTGCTCCTACAAATATAAAAATTAAAGCTGGTACATATTCTGACTGTACTGATGCAAATTTAGTTGTTATAACAGCTGGAGCAAATCAAAAACCAGGGGAAACTAGGCTTGAACTAGTTAATAAAAATGCAACAATGATAAAGTCAATTGTTCAAGAGGTTGTAAAAAGCGGTTTTAATGGAATATTTTTAATTGCTTCAAATCCAGTTGATATTTTAACATATGTTGTACAGAAAGAAAGTAAATTTCCACCAAACAAAGTAATTGGTTCAGGAACTACACTCGATACCGCAAGATTTAAAATCTTACTTGGTGAATACTTTGAAGTCGATCCAAGAAATGTACATGCTGCAATTATAGGTGAACACGGTGACACTCAAGTTCCTATCTGGTCACAGGCTTCAATTGGCATCGAAAACCTTGACAAATTATTGGAACGTAGAAATAACCCAAAAGATAAAGAAAATCTTGATAAGATATCCATAAAAGTCCGGAATGCTGCATATGAGATCATAAACCGAAAAGGGTTCACTAATTATGGAGTAGGAATGTGTTTAACAAGAATCACAAAAGCTATCCTAGATAATGAGAATAGTATCCTTCCAGTGTCCTGTTTGTTAGAAGGTCAGTATGGTGAAAGGGACATTTATTTATCAGTTCCAGCAATTGTTAATGAACAAGGCATAAAAGAAGTACTTGAAATTGACCTTAATGAAACTGAAAAGGAATTATTCAAGAAATCAGTAAATACATTGAAAGAAATAAAATACTAA
- a CDS encoding amidohydrolase — MKSTKSRVFTYMLILTLIFSLSIPGLAAGAEPSKGEKKKSQKIEADIIYYNGDIVTVDKNMSSAEAVAVVGNEIVAVGKMGDIMPLSGKNTKKINLQGKTMLPGFYDAHSHFLSTGISLLTSVQLQSPPIGTIKNMDQLLAALSERAKTIKPGEWIIGRGYDDGGLEEGRHPTREDLDKVSTEIPIVITHFSGHNSVVNSKALEIGGITKDTPNPSGSEIGHFADGSPNGQLWELNAMKMVSDHIPPVTQQQRLEAIALVSDIYAAKGVTTANDGAGSDFELFKKALDNNYLKIRSTLWFGSVDAAKKAYDQFGGKEVRGKNQYYKDLVVLNGVKYFQDGSPQLRTAHLTDPYFTTGEYPEDWVAYPTYTQEELNEKIIETHQAGFNQIYVHTNGDAAIDALINAYEEVRKPEYRQPAKPSDLRHTLIHTQFSREDQFDRMKDLGLIPSFLMHHAYYLGDRHMAEYFGPERSYRMSATKDAANRDLPFTLHCDTPVFPQDPLHIMWGAVNRLSFTGQEIFTENYKEGTKYRSVDQRITPEQALRGITINAAYQDAEENITGSIEVGKRADFVILAENPLKVDKMHIKDIKVLETIVGGKTVFKDDSKNKDKDKKQK; from the coding sequence ATGAAATCTACGAAATCTAGAGTATTTACTTATATGCTTATTCTGACATTAATATTCTCATTATCTATTCCTGGCCTTGCCGCAGGTGCTGAACCATCTAAGGGTGAAAAGAAAAAATCACAGAAAATTGAAGCGGATATAATCTATTATAATGGAGATATAGTTACTGTTGATAAAAACATGAGTTCTGCCGAAGCAGTAGCAGTTGTTGGTAATGAAATTGTGGCTGTGGGTAAAATGGGGGATATAATGCCCTTATCTGGGAAGAATACTAAGAAGATAAATCTTCAAGGCAAAACTATGTTACCAGGATTTTATGACGCTCATAGTCATTTCTTGTCTACTGGAATAAGCCTTCTTACATCTGTACAACTACAAAGCCCACCGATTGGAACTATAAAAAATATGGATCAATTGCTTGCTGCTTTATCCGAAAGGGCTAAAACTATAAAGCCAGGTGAATGGATTATCGGTAGAGGTTATGATGATGGAGGATTAGAAGAAGGCCGTCATCCAACTCGTGAGGATTTAGATAAAGTATCCACAGAGATTCCGATTGTTATTACTCATTTCTCTGGTCACAATTCTGTAGTTAACAGTAAGGCTCTAGAAATTGGTGGAATCACTAAAGATACTCCTAATCCAAGTGGTTCAGAAATAGGTCACTTTGCTGATGGAAGCCCAAATGGACAGTTATGGGAGCTAAATGCTATGAAAATGGTAAGCGATCATATTCCTCCAGTTACACAGCAGCAGCGGTTAGAGGCTATTGCTTTAGTTAGTGATATTTATGCTGCAAAAGGAGTAACGACTGCAAATGATGGAGCAGGATCTGACTTTGAGCTTTTCAAAAAAGCTCTTGATAATAATTATTTGAAAATCAGATCAACTTTATGGTTTGGATCTGTAGATGCTGCGAAAAAAGCTTATGATCAGTTTGGAGGAAAAGAGGTCAGAGGCAAAAACCAATACTATAAAGACTTGGTTGTCTTAAATGGAGTTAAATATTTCCAAGATGGATCACCCCAGCTTAGGACAGCACATTTGACTGATCCTTACTTTACAACAGGGGAATATCCTGAGGATTGGGTTGCTTATCCTACTTATACCCAAGAGGAGCTCAATGAAAAAATTATAGAAACTCATCAAGCTGGTTTTAATCAAATCTATGTTCATACTAATGGTGACGCTGCTATAGATGCTTTAATAAATGCTTACGAAGAGGTAAGAAAACCTGAGTATAGACAGCCAGCTAAGCCTAGTGATTTACGACACACTCTTATTCATACCCAATTTAGTAGAGAAGATCAATTTGACCGTATGAAAGATTTGGGTCTCATACCCTCATTCTTAATGCATCACGCTTATTACTTAGGTGATAGACATATGGCAGAATATTTTGGACCTGAAAGATCTTATCGTATGAGTGCTACAAAAGATGCTGCCAATCGCGATTTACCATTTACTTTACACTGTGATACACCAGTATTTCCACAAGATCCACTTCATATAATGTGGGGAGCAGTAAATAGACTTTCTTTTACCGGTCAAGAAATATTCACTGAAAATTATAAAGAAGGCACAAAATATCGTTCAGTTGACCAAAGAATAACTCCAGAGCAAGCTTTACGTGGTATAACAATAAATGCTGCGTATCAAGACGCTGAAGAAAATATTACAGGCTCAATTGAAGTAGGTAAAAGAGCAGACTTTGTAATTCTTGCTGAAAATCCATTAAAAGTTGATAAAATGCACATAAAAGATATTAAAGTACTTGAAACTATAGTAGGTGGCAAAACAGTTTTTAAAGACGACAGCAAAAACAAAGATAAAGACAAAAAACAAAAGTAA
- a CDS encoding nuclease-related domain-containing protein — protein MGFIMFFPLLFFALLLLPKYFTYQKSSYKTETGNSFFKTLFDKGNYGEFLTFSYLEKLKGYHKIMANLYIPKEDGTTTEVDVLMITEKGIFVFESKNYSGWIFGDEKNKTWTQSLPNKSKNRFFNPIWQNAGHISAVKKTLDSCDKCLFRSYIIFSERCTLKKIAVNSQDIKVIKRNELLKTIKKDLEHLQHILSKEEVDNLYLKLKSYACVDDAVKSAHIENIENLHLERR, from the coding sequence ATGGGATTTATAATGTTTTTTCCCTTATTATTTTTTGCACTGCTATTATTGCCTAAGTATTTTACATACCAAAAATCAAGCTATAAAACCGAGACTGGAAATAGCTTTTTTAAGACCTTATTTGACAAAGGTAACTACGGCGAATTTTTAACATTTTCATATCTTGAAAAGCTAAAAGGTTACCATAAAATCATGGCTAACTTATACATACCAAAAGAAGATGGAACCACTACGGAAGTTGATGTACTAATGATCACTGAGAAGGGTATATTTGTTTTTGAATCCAAGAATTATAGTGGGTGGATATTTGGTGATGAAAAGAATAAGACCTGGACTCAATCTCTCCCAAATAAATCTAAAAATCGATTTTTCAACCCAATATGGCAAAATGCTGGGCATATTAGCGCAGTCAAAAAAACCTTAGACTCTTGTGATAAATGTTTGTTTAGATCTTATATTATATTTAGCGAGCGTTGTACTTTAAAAAAAATTGCAGTTAATTCTCAAGACATTAAAGTGATTAAGCGAAATGAGTTACTTAAAACTATTAAAAAAGATTTAGAGCATTTACAGCATATTCTCTCAAAAGAAGAAGTGGACAATCTCTATCTAAAATTAAAATCTTATGCTTGCGTTGATGATGCTGTTAAAAGTGCACATATAGAAAATATAGAAAATCTCCACTTAGAACGTCGATAA
- a CDS encoding L-lactate MFS transporter, producing the protein MERQVNVKSTDINVKSGHGNIKSNQILSSQVNTNRWLIVLAGLAIQLCLGVAYIWGVFQPEVVKVLDWSQKNAALSFSFLLGMLSFGSMAGGAIQEKLSPRVVVIGGGVIISLGFLLASFASPKAPWIMWLTYGILGGFGSGTVYTATIAICQKWFPDKRGLITGLIVSALGFGGLVLTPLARSLMKNVGVLETFAWLSLIFLVVTVVGGMFMKNPPEGYKPVGWTPPLNQSSKKGQDFTPGQVLRSSQFYLITFSFMLASMAGLMVIPFAKVLGLSGGLTDNVATVGVMVIAIFNSFGRLFWGYVSDKIGRENTLLILMIVAGVSILFVAAAKSYLILFLIAIVGFSYGGFLGVFPSLAADLWGTKHMGINYGLVLTGFGMGAILSSYVAGYFMDLTGKFTTPFMVAAISSLFSAAMILMLKRKVAR; encoded by the coding sequence ATGGAGAGACAGGTTAATGTAAAATCTACGGATATTAATGTTAAATCTGGGCATGGTAATATTAAATCTAATCAAATATTATCGAGTCAGGTTAACACAAATCGCTGGTTAATCGTGCTAGCTGGTCTTGCTATTCAATTATGTTTAGGGGTTGCTTATATTTGGGGGGTATTTCAGCCAGAGGTTGTGAAGGTTTTAGATTGGTCACAGAAAAATGCAGCTTTGTCCTTTTCATTTTTATTGGGAATGTTAAGTTTTGGAAGTATGGCAGGTGGGGCTATTCAGGAAAAACTTAGTCCTCGGGTGGTAGTAATTGGGGGCGGGGTGATAATTAGTTTAGGATTTCTCCTTGCATCTTTTGCTAGTCCAAAAGCTCCTTGGATTATGTGGCTGACTTATGGAATTTTAGGCGGATTTGGTAGTGGAACAGTTTACACGGCGACTATTGCTATTTGTCAAAAATGGTTTCCTGATAAAAGAGGATTAATCACAGGCTTAATTGTGTCGGCACTTGGTTTTGGTGGATTAGTTTTAACGCCTTTAGCTCGTAGTTTAATGAAAAATGTGGGCGTACTTGAGACATTTGCTTGGCTTTCTTTAATCTTTTTAGTCGTGACGGTAGTAGGTGGAATGTTTATGAAAAATCCTCCAGAGGGATATAAACCAGTTGGCTGGACACCTCCTCTAAATCAAAGCTCTAAAAAGGGGCAAGACTTCACGCCTGGACAGGTTTTAAGGTCGAGCCAGTTTTATCTCATCACCTTTTCTTTTATGTTAGCTAGTATGGCAGGGCTTATGGTTATTCCTTTTGCAAAGGTGCTAGGCCTATCTGGGGGTCTTACTGACAATGTAGCCACTGTGGGGGTAATGGTTATTGCTATCTTTAACTCTTTTGGTAGGCTTTTTTGGGGCTACGTTTCAGATAAAATAGGCCGGGAAAATACACTCTTAATACTCATGATTGTAGCGGGTGTTAGTATTTTATTTGTTGCTGCTGCAAAATCATACCTTATCTTGTTTTTAATCGCTATTGTAGGGTTTTCATATGGTGGATTTTTAGGGGTATTCCCTTCTTTAGCTGCTGATTTATGGGGCACTAAGCATATGGGCATAAATTATGGGCTGGTTTTAACAGGATTTGGAATGGGGGCAATACTTTCTTCATATGTTGCTGGTTACTTCATGGATTTAACAGGGAAATTTACCACTCCATTCATGGTAGCAGCCATTTCGAGCTTATTTAGTGCGGCAATGATTTTGATGTTAAAAAGAAAAGTGGCAAGGTAA
- a CDS encoding RNA-binding domain-containing protein gives MKKLQEILNEGEGITVEFKQSRDKLNRDVFESVCAFLNRNGGHLFLGVEDKGGITGIDPESVEKVKKDFVTSMNNPQKISPTFYLSVEEIEIDGKQILYIFIPESSQVHRCNGRIFDRNEDGDIDITNNTNIVSGLYMRKQGTYTENKIFPFAEISELKSELFIKVRKLAANQKPNHPWKSMDDLELLKSAGLYLKDLQSGKEGLTLGGILIFGSDQLIHAALPHYRTDAILRRENIDRYDDRDDIRINLIDSYERLMQFVAKHLNDKFFLENDQRISVRDKIFREVISNILIHREFANPFPAKLVIEKNRVITENSNKPHGNGIIDPDNFSPFPKNPTIAKFFKEIGWVDELGSGVRNIYKYNKIYSGADPTFMEGDVFNTIIPLTEQVTEQVTEQVTEQVDESIKKLLDFCKDPKTRSEMQVFMKINHREHFRTKILNPLIKVGLLKLTIPDKPRSPKQQYYSVNR, from the coding sequence ATGAAAAAATTACAAGAGATCCTTAACGAAGGTGAAGGCATAACTGTTGAATTCAAGCAAAGTAGAGATAAATTAAACAGAGACGTTTTCGAATCAGTCTGTGCATTTTTAAATAGGAATGGGGGTCACCTGTTTCTTGGTGTTGAGGATAAAGGTGGAATTACTGGTATTGACCCTGAATCGGTTGAAAAGGTTAAGAAAGATTTTGTAACCTCTATGAATAATCCTCAAAAAATCAGCCCAACTTTCTACTTATCAGTCGAAGAGATTGAAATTGATGGAAAACAAATTCTTTATATCTTTATCCCAGAGAGCTCCCAAGTCCATCGCTGTAATGGAAGAATTTTTGATCGAAATGAAGATGGGGATATTGATATTACTAATAATACAAATATTGTGTCTGGATTGTATATGAGAAAACAAGGAACATATACAGAAAATAAAATATTTCCCTTTGCAGAAATTTCAGAACTAAAAAGTGAGCTTTTTATAAAAGTTAGAAAATTAGCAGCTAATCAAAAACCGAATCATCCATGGAAATCAATGGACGATTTAGAACTTTTAAAAAGTGCGGGTCTATATTTAAAAGATTTGCAAAGTGGAAAAGAAGGACTTACTTTAGGCGGGATTCTTATCTTTGGTAGTGACCAATTAATTCATGCGGCATTACCACACTATAGAACTGATGCAATTCTGCGTAGAGAAAATATTGACCGTTATGATGACAGGGACGATATAAGGATTAATTTAATAGATAGTTATGAACGATTAATGCAGTTTGTTGCAAAACACCTTAACGATAAATTCTTTCTGGAAAATGATCAGAGGATTAGTGTTAGGGATAAGATATTCCGAGAGGTCATATCAAATATATTAATTCACAGAGAGTTTGCAAATCCATTTCCAGCAAAACTAGTAATTGAAAAAAATCGAGTTATTACAGAAAATAGCAATAAGCCACATGGTAATGGTATCATTGATCCAGATAATTTTTCACCGTTTCCTAAAAATCCTACGATCGCAAAATTTTTCAAGGAAATAGGTTGGGTGGATGAACTTGGTTCGGGAGTTAGAAATATTTATAAGTACAATAAGATTTATTCGGGAGCGGATCCTACTTTTATGGAAGGAGATGTATTTAACACTATTATTCCTTTGACTGAGCAAGTTACCGAGCAAGTTACCGAGCAAGTTACCGAGCAAGTTGATGAATCAATTAAAAAATTATTAGATTTTTGCAAGGATCCAAAAACCAGGAGTGAAATGCAAGTATTTATGAAAATTAATCACAGGGAACATTTTAGAACAAAAATACTTAATCCTTTGATCAAAGTTGGATTATTAAAACTAACAATACCTGATAAACCTAGGAGTCCAAAACAACAATATTACTCTGTAAATAGATAA
- a CDS encoding stalk domain-containing protein, producing MLRNLILGMKDSRKGKQQIICSLIIFAILFLNVNAVYALDINSPAAALIEFKTGKIIYEKDSNTPRPMASTTKIMTYLLTLEAVNEGKIKLSDNVKISKNAANSGGSAYNLKQGDIVTVNELLASMLIISASDSAVALAEYVGGSVGDFAAKMNEKAKSLGLTSAYFINPHGIPLKNGSQNHISPKDLALLAKYTLDKYGDHLISITSQKYFNGVYRNYSQKNTNKLLETTSYTDGLKTGFTTLAGFCLVSSAKVKDTDNRFIAVIMGGKTAKERNDDSKRLLEYGLNNFEEQIVIKKGEILGYSLINSDEYIPIEFIATDTLSVFTPKYINLVQNKEIIFITNNLDKDILNQGDIKAVLKLNDGTEREIRVTPKRGISVFIDDEPITFEGVTPIVKDNTTLLPLRKVTESLGGFIEWDPSTSTITGGKDDYSYKLTIDSKEAVVNGESVGLLTPPLIIEGSTMVPIRFVAESLGMEVKWDSDIRAVKINNKE from the coding sequence ATGTTAAGAAACTTAATACTAGGGATGAAAGATAGTAGAAAAGGAAAACAGCAGATTATTTGTTCATTAATCATTTTTGCTATCTTATTTTTGAATGTTAATGCTGTATATGCATTAGATATAAATTCGCCAGCTGCAGCTCTCATTGAGTTTAAAACGGGAAAAATTATATATGAAAAAGATAGTAACACCCCAAGGCCAATGGCAAGTACAACCAAGATAATGACCTATTTACTGACTCTGGAGGCAGTTAACGAGGGGAAAATTAAATTAAGTGATAACGTGAAAATAAGTAAAAATGCAGCAAATTCTGGAGGCTCAGCTTATAATTTAAAACAGGGTGATATAGTAACAGTAAATGAACTTTTAGCCTCCATGTTAATAATTTCAGCCAGTGATTCTGCCGTTGCCTTAGCCGAATATGTAGGGGGTAGTGTGGGTGATTTTGCTGCAAAAATGAATGAAAAAGCAAAATCGCTTGGACTAACTAGTGCCTATTTTATTAATCCTCATGGCATACCTTTAAAAAATGGCAGTCAAAATCACATATCCCCTAAAGACCTAGCGCTATTAGCTAAATATACTCTGGATAAGTATGGAGATCATTTAATAAGCATTACAAGTCAAAAGTACTTTAATGGGGTTTATAGGAATTATTCTCAGAAAAACACAAATAAATTATTAGAGACCACATCTTATACAGACGGGTTAAAAACGGGTTTTACCACTTTGGCAGGTTTTTGTTTAGTTTCAAGTGCGAAAGTTAAAGATACAGATAATAGATTTATTGCAGTTATAATGGGTGGGAAAACAGCAAAAGAGAGAAATGATGATAGTAAAAGGCTCTTAGAATATGGCTTAAATAATTTTGAAGAGCAAATTGTCATAAAAAAAGGAGAAATCTTAGGGTACTCACTAATTAATTCAGATGAGTATATACCCATTGAATTTATAGCTACAGATACTCTTTCCGTTTTCACGCCAAAATACATAAATTTAGTCCAAAACAAAGAGATTATATTTATAACTAATAATTTGGACAAGGATATTTTAAATCAAGGAGATATAAAGGCTGTTTTAAAACTTAATGACGGAACAGAAAGAGAAATCAGGGTGACGCCAAAGAGAGGTATTTCTGTTTTTATTGACGATGAGCCCATTACATTTGAAGGGGTTACCCCGATTGTTAAAGATAATACCACATTGCTACCCTTAAGAAAAGTAACAGAGTCTCTGGGTGGATTTATAGAATGGGATCCATCAACTTCAACTATTACCGGGGGAAAAGATGATTACTCTTATAAATTAACAATTGATAGCAAAGAGGCCGTGGTAAATGGAGAATCTGTAGGCTTACTTACACCTCCTCTTATAATAGAAGGATCTACAATGGTCCCTATAAGATTTGTAGCAGAGAGCTTAGGGATGGAAGTTAAATGGGATAGCGATATACGAGCAGTAAAGATAAATAATAAAGAGTAA
- a CDS encoding tyrosine-protein phosphatase: MVDLHSHILPEIDDGSKSMEETLKMGRIAASQGFNKIIATPHYIEGEYTITKDKLLETIKRVNACFQKENIKLEVLPGAEVYLSPSLPAKLKAGEISTLNNSPYILIEFPMRDIPVYTEDILYEVRLLGYKPVIAHPERYSKVMEDPNYLKSLIEQGNYVQINSMSITGGLGERVKKTAQILLKHKMVHFIGTDAHSPRARSPKIQGAIEQMKKWTDENYLEKILKNGYNLISGEEIIVLEPLIYQNRNAFLAKFRSIFNIKKRKNIWTSSNRA; the protein is encoded by the coding sequence ATGGTTGATTTACATAGTCATATTTTACCTGAAATAGATGATGGTTCTAAAAGCATGGAAGAAACCCTAAAGATGGGTAGAATTGCAGCCTCGCAAGGTTTTAATAAAATTATTGCCACCCCTCATTATATCGAAGGCGAGTATACCATCACAAAGGACAAGCTTTTAGAAACAATTAAACGCGTTAATGCTTGCTTTCAAAAAGAGAATATCAAATTAGAAGTATTACCTGGCGCTGAAGTTTACCTTTCACCTAGTTTACCCGCAAAATTAAAAGCCGGAGAGATTTCTACTTTAAATAACAGCCCGTATATTTTAATTGAATTTCCTATGCGTGACATCCCAGTTTATACAGAAGATATTTTATATGAAGTTAGATTGCTCGGGTATAAACCAGTAATAGCTCATCCAGAGCGTTATAGCAAGGTAATGGAAGACCCAAATTATTTAAAAAGTTTAATTGAACAAGGAAATTATGTGCAAATTAATAGCATGAGTATCACCGGAGGGTTAGGCGAAAGGGTCAAAAAGACAGCCCAAATCTTGTTAAAACATAAAATGGTTCACTTTATTGGAACTGATGCTCACTCACCTAGAGCAAGGTCGCCAAAGATTCAAGGCGCCATTGAACAAATGAAAAAATGGACAGATGAAAACTATCTAGAAAAAATCCTGAAAAATGGCTATAATCTTATTAGTGGTGAGGAAATAATTGTCTTAGAACCCTTGATCTACCAGAATAGGAACGCCTTTTTAGCAAAATTCAGGAGTATATTTAATATCAAAAAACGCAAAAACATCTGGACAAGTAGTAATCGAGCTTAA
- a CDS encoding YveK family protein → MEDMDTIDLREYAEVLWKRKWLIAIITTVAMAISAIVSFYVLEPVYETFATMMVGKTKAPEQMVEYDDVLLSQKLVKTYGEIAKSKTVSKEVIANFGLDITPEQMKNKVTVSPVGDTEIIMIKVQDTDPELAAKLANNLSWVFMKHVTNFMKVDNVQVIDQAEVPKNPIKPNKLLNIAIAGILGLMISIGIIFILEYLDNTFKAPSDVEKYLDLPIIGAIPMMDEKTGSA, encoded by the coding sequence ATGGAGGATATGGACACAATTGACCTCAGGGAATATGCAGAAGTACTGTGGAAAAGGAAATGGCTCATTGCTATCATCACAACAGTAGCTATGGCTATAAGTGCTATCGTAAGTTTTTATGTATTAGAGCCTGTATATGAAACCTTTGCCACAATGATGGTAGGTAAGACCAAAGCACCAGAGCAAATGGTGGAGTATGATGATGTGCTCTTAAGTCAAAAGCTAGTAAAAACATACGGGGAGATAGCGAAAAGTAAAACCGTTTCTAAAGAAGTAATCGCAAACTTTGGTCTAGACATCACACCAGAGCAAATGAAAAACAAGGTTACTGTAAGTCCGGTAGGAGATACCGAAATTATCATGATTAAAGTACAAGATACAGACCCCGAACTCGCTGCTAAACTTGCTAATAATTTGTCTTGGGTTTTTATGAAGCATGTGACGAATTTTATGAAGGTCGATAACGTGCAAGTAATAGACCAGGCAGAAGTGCCAAAAAATCCAATTAAGCCTAATAAACTACTCAATATTGCTATTGCCGGAATATTAGGACTAATGATTAGCATCGGAATTATCTTTATTTTAGAATATTTAGATAATACATTTAAGGCACCAAGTGATGTAGAAAAGTATTTAGATTTACCCATTATCGGAGCTATTCCTATGATGGATGAAAAAACAGGATCAGCATAG